A stretch of the Panicum virgatum strain AP13 chromosome 9N, P.virgatum_v5, whole genome shotgun sequence genome encodes the following:
- the LOC120688340 gene encoding membrane steroid-binding protein 1-like, translating into MVAQGIAEALQAYTGLTPGAAATILALMLATYLLVSSLFVAPAAPSPAAPPKQPEQQREEERKGKEQEEEEEAPMPFVFPDPVEVGEVTLEQLRAYDGKDPAKQILIAICGQVYDVSRGRLFYGPQGPYSLFAGRDATRALALMSFDPNDLTGDLDGLSPDELEVLQDWEEKFKERYPRVGHLACQDAAGSGRRNAAQPDHEDGGDA; encoded by the exons ATGGTGGCGCAGGGGATAGCGGAGGCCCTGCAGGCCTACACGGGCCTCACGCcgggggccgccgccaccatcctcGCCCTCATGCTCGCGACCTACCTCCTCGTCTCCTCCCTCTtcgtcgcccccgccgccccctcccccgcggCGCCTCCCAAGCAGCCCGagcagcagcgggaggaggagaggaaggggaaggagcaggaagaggaggaggaggcaccgATGCCCTTCGTGTTTCCGGACCCCGTCGAGGTCGGCGAGGTCACCCTCGAGCAGCTCAGGGCGTACGACGGCAAGGACCCCGCCAAGCAGATCCTCATCGCCATCTGCGGCCAGGTCTACGACGTCTCGCGCGGGAG GCTCTTTTATGGCCCTCAGGGACCATACTCCTTGTTTGCCGGGAGGGATGCAACCCGGGCCCTGGCATTGATGTCATTTGACCCTAATGACCTCACCGGGGATTTGGACGGCCTAAGCCCCGATGAGCTGGAGGTGTTGCAGGACTGGGAGGAAAAATTCAAGGAGAGGTACCCGAGGGTGGGTCACCTTGCCTGTCAAGACGCAGCAGGCAGTGGCCGCCGCAACGCCGCTCAGCCTGACCACGAGGACGGAGGGGACGCCTAA
- the LOC120688339 gene encoding F-box protein At4g18380-like — protein MAGLNKRSLSSPAFISASAAPSLATTIPFLPHLLSPPLPASSSSLLRPQRQRESEAGSMQSKHRIFAEDLLLAAEGEDHFDRVPDSLVLIIFNKLADARSLGRCSAVSRRFNALVPLVDDACLRIDRVIPADGADGAGVDALGLAGAPRPRAVLSHLLKAMLQAVLKPFAHCDAKSGAGAHGAKHAQLQHHSPAQVLKNFSSIRNLRMELPVSDVGTDDGVILKWKAVFGSTLQSCVILGGTKVERAAAAGTHDASVPAAAAAADSDATGDDSGSIPESFYTNGGLKLRVVWTISSLIAAATRQYLLREIVKEHPTLEQVALTDAHGQGTLSMGRDQLKEFRDKPLAAAAAANRTQVPACNMKLRYAPLLELSDGTRIHGATLVVIKPVGETGGIGGGRKELDDFVADTFDGPFREAVGVLSKRRTYLLEMNGF, from the coding sequence ATGGCCGGGCTTAACAAACGGTCGCTCTCCTCCCCCGCCTTTATAAGCGCCTCTGCCGCGCCTTCACTCGCCACCACCATCCCCTTCCTACCTCACCtactctcccctcccctccccgcctcctcATCCTCCCTGCTCCGGCCGCAGCGGCAGCGAGAATCCGAGGCGGGCAGCATGCAGTCCAAGCACCGGATCTTCGCGGAGGACCTGCTCCTCGCCGCGGAGGGGGAGGACCACTTCGACCGGGTGCCGGACTCGCTGGTCCTCATCATCTTCAACAAGCTGGCCGACGCGCGCTCGCTGGGCCGCTGCTCCGCGGTGTCGCGCCGCTTCAACGCGCTCGTCCCGCTCGTCGACGACGCCTGCCTCCGCATCGACCGCGTCATCCCGGCCGACGGCGCGGACGGTGCCGGCGTCGACGCGCTCGGCCTGGCCGgggcgccgcgcccgcgcgccgtgctctcgcacctcctcaaGGCCATGCTGCAGGCCGTGCTCAAGCCCTTCGCGCACTGCGACGCCAAGTCCGGCGCCGGGGCGCACGGCGCCAAGCACGCGCAGCTGCAGCACCACTCGCCCGCCCAGGTGCTCAAGAACTTCAGCAGCATCCGGAACCTCCGCATGGAGCTCCCCGTCTCCGACGTCGGCACCGACGACGGCGTCATCCTCAAGTGGAAGGCCGTGTTCGGCAGCACGCTCCAGAGCTGCGTCATCCTCGGCGGCACCAAGGTGGAACGGGCTGCCGCTGCCGGCACCCACGACGCCTCtgtgcctgccgccgccgccgccgccgactctgATGCCACGGGCGACGACAGCGGCAGCATCCCGGAGTCCTTCTACACCAACGGCGGCCTCAAGCTGCGCGTGGTCTGGACCATCAGCTCCCTCATCGCCGCGGCCACCAGGCAATACCTCCTCCGCGAGATCGTCAAGGAGCACCCCACCCTGGAGCAGGTTGCGCTCACGGACGCGCACGGCCAGGGCACCCTCAGCATGGGGCGCGACCAGCTCAAGGAGTTCAGGGAcaagccgctcgccgccgccgccgccgccaaccgcaCGCAGGTGCCCGCCTGCAACATGAAGCTCCGCTACGCGCCGCTGCTGGAGCTCTCCGACGGCACGAGGATCCACGGCGCCACGCTCGTGGTCATCAAGCCCGTCGGCGAGACCGGTggcatcggcggcggcaggaagGAGCTCGACGACTTCGTCGCCGACACCTTCGACGGGCCCTTCAGGGAGGCCGTGGGAGTCCTCAGCAAGCGCCGCACCTACCTGCTCGAGATGAACGGCTTCTAG
- the LOC120690690 gene encoding guanylate kinase 2, chloroplastic/mitochondrial, with protein sequence MLLSRRFSCALAGAPSLVRGRPLRPLAAPATPPASRPPPRRLMSSSSAGWQHASRPPPPPPPHPGAEKDQLFRGLEAALGTTFSSEPLAPPPQPMILVISGPSGVGKDAVIKRLQEEREGMHFVVTATSRAKRPGEVDGKDYYFITKEEFLTMIERDELLEYALVYGEYKGIPKQQIRDYMAKGCDIVLRVDIQGAATLREILGESAIFIFLVAESEEALVKRLIHRKTETSDMLLVRIATAREEVRRMHNFDYVVVNAEGKLEEAVKQVESIIDAEKAKIHKRPVNI encoded by the exons ATGCTTCTCTCCCGCAGGTTCTCctgcgcgctcgccggcgccccctccctcGTCCGGGGCCGGCCCCTCCGGCCGCTCGCCGCCCCTGCCACGCCTCCAGCGTCCCGCCCACCGCCCCGCCGCCTtatgtcctcctcctccgctgggTGGCAGCACGCgtcccggccgcctccgccgccgccgcctcaccccGGCGCCGAGAAG GATCAGCTGTTCCGAGGTctggaggcggcgctgggcaCCACGTTCAGCTccgagccgctggcgccaccgccgcagccgaTGATCCTCGTCATCAGCGGGCCCAGCGGCGTCGGCAAGGACGCTGTCATTAAG AGGCTCcaagaggagagggaagggatgCATTTCGTTGTGACCGCGACAAGCAGAGCGAAGCGGCCAGGTGAAGTTGACGGGAAAGACTATTACTTCATCACTAAGGAGGAGTTCCTAACGATGATTGAGAGGGATGAGTTGCTTGAGTACGCTCTTGTTTATGGGGAGTACAAAGGGATCCCCAAGCAACAG ATTCGCGACTACATGGCTAAAGGCTGTGACATTGTCTTGAGAGTGGACATTCAAGGAGCAGCAACTTTGAGAGAAATACTTGGTGAATCTGCCATCTTCATATTTTTAGTTGCAGAGAGTGAAGAGGCACTTGTTAAAAGGCTAATCCACCGTAAAACAGAAACATCGGACATGCTTCTTGTCAGAATTGCAACAGCCAGGGAGGAGGTGAGACGCATGCACAATTTTGACTACGTGGTTGTAAATGCTGAAGGGAAGCTTGAGGAGGCTGTTAAACAAGTTGAGTCTATCATTGATGCTGAGAAGGCTAAAATTCACAAACGGCCTGTCAATATCTAA
- the LOC120688616 gene encoding probable inactive receptor kinase At5g10020 — MRIIFLCLLIWAVCSAAVAGAAGSDTEALLEFGRGIRQDPSRREATTWNPTSALAADGCPVDWHGVQCSGGRILSIALDGIGLVGNASLSALARMPMLRNLSLSNNKLEGFLPRELGSMASLQLLDLSNNRFSGPIPSELTKLAGLGYLNLSSNGFHGALPMGFRNLRKLKYLDLRGNGFSGKLDDIFVQLQSPVHVDLSCNQFSGSLTSISDNSSMASTLQYLNISHNVLSGTLFDSDPMPLLDSLEVFDASFNMLSGNIPQFNFVISLKVLRLQHNNFSGSIPEALFRETSMVLTELDLSCNQLTGPIKRVTSTNLKYLNLSCNSLEGTLPITFGSCSVVDLSGNMLSGNLSVARTWGNYLQTIDLSSNRLIGNWPNETTQFLRLTSLRISNNLLAGELPFVLGTYPELISIDLSLNQLHGTLPGNVFTAVKLTFLNLSGNSFEGNLPLPNHDGKNSTSIDLSILPVQTSNLSFVDLSNNSLNGSLPTGIGDLSALTLLNLRQNNFTGQIPRAITKLKNLLYIDLSSNQFDGSIPDGLPDELVQFNVSYNNLSGSVPSNLLKFPDSSFHPGNELLVLPLSESPNGSDKSDEGRHGMKRGILYALIVCVVVFVTGIIVLLLVHWKINSWKSSEKGTGQGKQPVSQGQSAQRSAETSTTEMHDVSLGSSPTAESGAVSLPGKERQHESQDVPVDAAYFNEPIASSSAHKDNTTSMMPSSSSSPPDARTQHHHSILRVHSPDKLVGDLHLFDNSVVFTAEELSRAPAEIIGRSCHGTSYKATLDNGYMLTVKWLKEGFAKSKKEFSREIKKLGSVKHPNLVPLRGFYWGPKEHERIIISDYVDATSLSTYLSEFEEWNLPPLSVGQRLNIATDIARCLDYLHNERVIPHGNIKSSNVLIQNSTLSALVTDYSLHRLMTPTGMAEQVLNAGALGYSPPEFSSTSKPCPSLKSDVYAIGVILLELLTGKIAGEIICVNDGVVDLTDWVRMLALEERVSECYDQHIVQAGSSDGGPKVLDDMLHIAIRCIRSASERPEIRTVFEDLSSLSS, encoded by the exons CTCGTTGGGAATGCTAGCTTGTCGGCGCTTGCGAGGATGCCGATGCTCCGGAACTTGTCCCTGTCAAACAACAAGCTGGAAGGGTTCTTGCCGCGTGAGCTGGGGTCGATGGCGTCGTTGCAGCTGCTGGATCTGTCGAACAACAGGTTCTCAGGTCCAATTCCCTCTGAATTGACTAAGCTGGCTGGTTTGGGGTATCTCAATCTCTCTTCCAATGGTTTTCATGGTGCGTTGCCAATGGGTTTCCGGAACTTGAGGAAATTGAAGTATTTGGACCTTCGTGGCAATGGCTTCAGTGGCAAATTGGACGACATTTTTGTGCAGCTGCAGAGCCCAGTCCATGTTGATTTAAGCTGCAACCAGTTCTCAGGATCCTTGACGTCGATCTCTGACAATTCATCTATGGCTAGCACGCTTCAGTACTTGAATATTAGCCACAATGTACTGTCAGGGACATTATTTGACAGTGATCCGATGCCTTTGTTAGACAGCCTCGAGGTGTTTGATGCAAGTTTCAATATGCTGAGCGGCAATATCCCGCAGTTTAACTTTGTCATCTCCCTCAAGGTGCTGCGTCTGCAGCATAATAATTTTTCTGGCTCCATCCCAGAAGCACTCTTTCGGGAGACCTCTATGGTGCTGACTGAACTTGATCTTAGCTGTAACCAACTTACAG GTCCAATTAAACGTGTAACATCGACGAATTTGAAGTACCTGAACTTGTCATGCAATAGCCTTGAGGGAACTTTACCGATCACATTTGGAAGCTGTTCAGTCGTTGATCTGAGTGGAAACATGCTATCTGGGAACTTATCGGTCGCCCGAACATGGGGAAATTATCTCCAGACGATTGATCTGAGCTCAAATAGATTAATAGGAAACTGGCCAAATGAGACAACCCAGTTTTTGAGGCTGACGTCATTGAGGATTTCAAACAACTTGCTAGCAGGAGAACTGCCATTTGTCCTTGGGACCTATCCAGAGTTGATTTCAATTGACCTCAGTCTCAATCAGCTACATGGAACTTTGCCTGGAAATGTGTTTACAGCGGTTAAGCTGACCTTTCTAAATCTTTCAGGCAACAGCTTTGAAGGAAATCTCCCCCTCCCGAATCATGATGGCAAGAACTCAACATCTATTGATCTGTCCATTCTCCCCGTGCAAACTTCAAACCTATCGTTTGTTGATCTTTCAAACAATTCTTTGAATGGTTCACTGCCAACGGGCATTGGTGATTTAAGTGCATTGACATTGCTGAACCTTCGTCAAAACAACTTTACTGGCCAAATCCCAAGAGCAATCACCAAGCTTAAGAATTTGCTATACATTGACTTATCAAGCAACCAGTTCGATGGTAGCATACCTGATGGCCTCCCTGATGAACTTGTCCAGTTTAATGTCTCCTACAATAACCTGTCTGGCTCTGTTCCGAGCAATTTGCTTAAATTCCCAGATTCATCTTTCCATCCAGGGAATGAATTActtgttcttcctctctctGAATCACCAAATGGCTCTGACAAATCAGATGAGGGAAGACACGGCATGAAGCGGGGAATTCTATATGCATTGATTGTATGTGTTGTCGTATTTGTTACTGGGATTATTGTGCTTTTGCTTGTTCATTGGAAAATCAATAGCTGGAAGAGTAGCGAAAAGGGTACTGGCCAAGGTAAACAGCCTGTTTCTCAAGGTCAGAGTGCTCAGAGAAGTGCAGAAACTTCAACAACTGAAATGCATGATGTATCCTTAGGATCATCGCCTACTGCAGAGTCTGGAGCCGTTTCATTGCCTGGTAAGGAAAGACAGCATGAATCCCAAGATGTGCCAGTTGATGCTGCTTATTTCAATGAGCCAATTGCTAGTAGCTCGGCCCATAAAGATAACACCACGTCAATGATgccttcttcatcatcatcacctcctGATGCGCGAACCCAACATCATCACTCTATCCTTAGAGTGCACTCTCCTGATAAACTGGTTGGGGATTTACATCTCTTTGATAATTCAGTTGTTTTCACAGCAGAGGAGCTCTCTCGTGCCCCTGCAGAGATAATTGGCAGGAGCTGCCATGGGACATCCTACAAGGCTACACTTGACAATGGATACATGCTGACAGTGAAGTGGCTGAAAGAAGGTTTTGCTAAGAGTAAGAAAGAATTTTCGCGTGAAATAAAAAAGCTTGGTAGTGTCAAACATCCCAATCTTGTTCCCCTGCGAGGCTTCTACTGGGGCCCTAAAGAGCACGAGAGGATCATCATATCAGATTATGTAGATGCCACATCTCTATCTACCTACTTGTCTG aatttgAAGAGTGGAATCTCCCACCTCTGTCAGTAGGCCAGCGGCTGAACATTGCGACCGACATTGCCCGCTGTTTAGATTACCTGCACAATGAGCGTGTTATCCCACACGGCAACATTAAGTCGTCAAATGTCCTGATTCAAAACTCCACTCTATCTGCTCTGGTAACTGACTACAGCCTTCACAGGCTGATGACTCCAACTGGCATGGCCGAGCAGGTCCTAAACGCTGGTGCACTAGGCTATTCCCCACCTGAGTTTTCAAGCACCAGCAAGCCATGCCCGTCTCTTAAAAGTGATGTGTACGCTATTGGTGTCATTCTGCTCGAGCTGCTGACAGGGAAGATTGCTGGTGAGATCATCTGTGTGAACGACGGCGTGGTCGATCTGACGGACTGGGTGAGGATGTTAGCACTGGAGGAGCGTGTCTCGGAGTGCTACGACCAGCACATTGTGCAAGCTGGGAGCTCAGACGGCGGCCCAAAGGTGCTTGATGACATGCTGCACATTGCGATCCGGTGTATCCGGTCTGCATCTGAGAGGCCGGAGATCCGGACGGTGTTCGAGGACCTTTCGTCCTTGTCATCGTGA